DNA from Bradyrhizobium japonicum USDA 6:
TCACCATGGGGCTGTGCGCGCCCTGGCTCGCCAGGGCGTTTGCACGCCACGGTGCGCGCAAGGTGATGATGGTGGGCACGGTCGTGACCCTGCCGGGCTTCGTCGTCATGTCCTTTGCCCGCGAGCCGATGCTCTATTTCATCGGTTGGGTCATTCTCGGCATGGGCGGCAGCGCCACGCTCTCGACCGGCGCCTATATCATGCTCAACGAAGTGGCCGGGCGGGGCGCCAAGAATGCCATCGGCGGGCTCATGCTGGTGACGGGCCTCTCCAGCAGCATCTTCTGGCCGACCACGTCGTTCCTGAGCGGGCATTTCGGCTGGCGCGGGACCTGTCTCGTCTACGCGGCGATGATGCTCCTCATCAACCTTCCGCTCTACGCGTTCCTGGCTCCGCGCCGAAAAATTGCGACTGACGATGGCGGTGGCCCGATCAAGGCGGCGCCGCCTGCGATCCCGAGAAGCACCTTCGGTCTCGTCGTCTGCGTGATCACGATGAATGCCTTCGTCAATTTCGGCATCGGCGCCATCATGATCGAATTGCTGCGGGCGGAGGGGCTGGCGCCCGCGCAGGCACTCGCGTTCGGTTCGATGCTGGGCGTGATCCAGGTCAGTGCCCGTGGGCTGGATTTCCTCGGCGGCGGGCGATGGGACGGGATCACGACCGGGCTCGTCGCGGGCACGGCGTTGCCGGTGGCAATGCTGCTGCTGATGACGAGCGAGGGCGCGACCTGGGCGGTTGCGGTCTTCATCCTGCTCTATGGCGCCGGCAGCGGTGCGATGGCGGTGGCGCGCGCGACGATCCCGCTGGTGTTCTACGATCAGGCCGAGTTCGCCAAGGCGATGTCGATGATCGCGCTGCCGCTCAATCTGGCATCCGCGATCTCGCCGCCGCTCCTTGTCGGCCTGCTCACCCAATTCGGCAGCCGCGGTGCGCTCGGTCTCACCTTTGTCTTCTCCTGCGCCACAGTGCTGATCCTGGTCATGCTTGGCCGCCGGCGGCCGCAGGTGGCTGCGGCGGCCGCGACCTGAACCGTCGACGTAATATTCGCAGCGCGGAATACGCCGCCGCGGGCTGCCTCAGCTGCGGGGCGGGGGATGGCCGTATGCCCAGCGTGCAGTGCTCAGCGCCCGAAAATAGTGTATCCGCAGGAAGCGCAGGCCTGCTTCGAGCGCCGCGCCAAGATCCAGTTCCCGGAGGAAATCGACATGTCGGCTCTGCCGCTCTCAGGCATCAAGATCCTTGACCTCACCCGCGTGCTCGCCGGGCCTTTGTCAGCCCAGATGCTGGGCGATCTCGGCGCGGAGGTGATCAAGATCGAGCGGCCGGGCACCGGCGACGACGCGCGCGCCTTCGGCCCGCCTTATCTGACCGACCCCGAGGGCAAGGCCAACAACAACAACTCGTTCTACCTTTGCGCCAACCGCAACAAGAAGTCGGTCACGGTCAACATCGCCAAGCCGGAGGGGCAGGCGATCATCCGCGCGCTCGCCAAGGACGTCGACGTCTTCATGGAGAACTACAAGGTCGGCGACCTCAAGCGCTACGGCCTCGACTACGAGACGATCAAGGCGATCAACCCCGGCATCATCTATTGCTCGGTGACCGGCTTCGGTCAGACCGGCCCCTACGCCCCGCGCGCCGGCTATGACGCGATCCTGCAGGCGATGGGCGGCCTGATGAGCGTCACCGGCCATATCGACGGCGAGCCCGGCGAGGGACCGATGAAGGTCGGGCCGTCGATCGTCGACTACATGACCGGCATGAACACCTCGATCGGGATTCTTTCGGCGCTCTACCATCGCGACGCCAATGACGGGCAGGGACAGCACATCGACGTCTGCCTGTTCGACACCGTCATCGCATCGCTGTCGCATTGGCTGCAGATCTACCTCGTCAATGGCAAGATGCCGCCGCGCCGCGGCACCTGGGGCAATGGCGGCATGCCGGCCGGCGTGTTCCGCTGCACCGACGGCGAGCTGATGCTGGTGGTCGGCAATGACGGCCAGTTCCAGCGCACCTGCGCCGTGCTCGGCGAGCCCGAACTCGCCAACGACAAGCGCTTCGTCAAGAACAACGACCGCGTCGTGCACGGCAAGGAGATCATGGCGATCTTCGCCGGCCTGTTCCTGAAGAAGCCGGTGGCCTATTGGCTCGAAAAGCTGGAGGAGGCCGGCGTGCCGTCGGGGCCGATCAACAATTTCGAGCAGGTGTTTTCCGATCCGCACGTCCAGTCGCGCGGCATGCGGGTGAAGGTCGATCATCCGTTCGAGCCCGATCTGTCGCTGATCCGCAACGCGCTGACCCTCTCGGAGACCCCGATCAAGAATTACCGCGCCCCGCCGCTGCTCGGCGAGCACACCCAGGAGGTGCTCGGCGGCAAGCTTGGCTATGATGCCGGCAAGATCGAGCAGCTGAAGCAGCAGGGGATCATCTAGCTTCGCTTCCTGATCCTCCCAGGGGCGTGCCGGCGAAGATCAATCCGGAGCTGGTCGCGCATGAGGCAGGGATCCTGACGGGCCTGGGAATGACGGTTGCGCCATGCCCGGCCTTGCGCGAGGCTTGCGCGCAATCCCCAGACAAACCCGGTCCGTACTCGCACAGGCTTTCGCTTCGCGCGCGACTCTGATGCGATCCTCCCGACGCAAGTCCGGGAGGGAACGCATGTCCTACACGATCGGGTTTCAGGCCAAGGACCAGAAGGCAATTCTGGCGACCGAAGCAGCAACGGCCAATCAGGCTGTCGCCATCATCGCCGCGCTGCGGCAAAGCGCCGACGAGATAAAGTTCATCCGTTCGCCCCAGGAAGGCGAGATGGGCATCGAGATGCTGCTGCTGCTCGCCAAGGAAGAGGCCGAGGAGATGCCGCAGCGGGTGTAAAGCATGATCCGGAAAAGTGCCGCAGCGGTTTTCCGGGAAGACCATGCTCAAACAAAAAACCTAGAGCGCGATCTCATCGCGCTTTAGGCCCGCAACCACACTTCGAGCTTTAGCGAAGCATGCCGGCTGCAGAATAATGTAGCAAGGCGCCAGTCTCGCTTGAACCGAAGGTGGCCGCCGATGAAACGCGAAGCACTCCGCGTCGAACCGATTTCGACATTCCTCGATCGCTGGAAGGCGCCGACCTCGCCAGTGACGCGCGCCGGCAACATGATCTTCGTCGCCGGCCTGCCGCCATTCGACCCCGAGACGGGCGAGATCGCGGAAGTGCCGATCGAGCGCCAGAGCGAGCTCATCATGGAGCAGATGAAGCTCTGCCTTCAGACGGCCGGCGCGACGCTCGACAACGTCATGAAGTGCAGCGTCTACTGCACCTCGACAAAGCACTTCGCCGCCTTCAACGCGGTCTATGCGCGCTATTTCCCGATTGATCCGCCGGCGCGCATCTTCGTCTGCACGCCGGAATGGTTCGGCCCCTTCGACGTCGAGATCGACTGCATCGCGATGATGTGAGGCGCTAACGCGCAGCAATCCTTGACGGCATCTTGGCTTCGGCCTTTCCGGCCGTCAGCGCCATCGTCGCGACGCTGACGACGCGCGCGACGACGTCCTCGACGTCGTCGAGATCGCATTTGCCTTCCGACAGCTTCGTCAACCGCTCGCTCTCGCGGATGGTGTGGTGCGCCATGGCGAGCGCGAAGTTCAGGCCCCAATAGATATCGACGTCGCTGCGGTCGGGCAGGGACCGTCGCATGGCGCTTGCGAATTTCCGCAAATGGTCGATCTCGCGATTCTTGATGCGGCGGATCGGCGGCACGGATTCGATCGAGGCG
Protein-coding regions in this window:
- a CDS encoding RidA family protein; the encoded protein is MKREALRVEPISTFLDRWKAPTSPVTRAGNMIFVAGLPPFDPETGEIAEVPIERQSELIMEQMKLCLQTAGATLDNVMKCSVYCTSTKHFAAFNAVYARYFPIDPPARIFVCTPEWFGPFDVEIDCIAMM
- a CDS encoding CaiB/BaiF CoA transferase family protein → MSALPLSGIKILDLTRVLAGPLSAQMLGDLGAEVIKIERPGTGDDARAFGPPYLTDPEGKANNNNSFYLCANRNKKSVTVNIAKPEGQAIIRALAKDVDVFMENYKVGDLKRYGLDYETIKAINPGIIYCSVTGFGQTGPYAPRAGYDAILQAMGGLMSVTGHIDGEPGEGPMKVGPSIVDYMTGMNTSIGILSALYHRDANDGQGQHIDVCLFDTVIASLSHWLQIYLVNGKMPPRRGTWGNGGMPAGVFRCTDGELMLVVGNDGQFQRTCAVLGEPELANDKRFVKNNDRVVHGKEIMAIFAGLFLKKPVAYWLEKLEEAGVPSGPINNFEQVFSDPHVQSRGMRVKVDHPFEPDLSLIRNALTLSETPIKNYRAPPLLGEHTQEVLGGKLGYDAGKIEQLKQQGII
- a CDS encoding MFS transporter, which gives rise to MRFLRSDSRLIGVLLVLAITQLIGWGTIGLPAVIGRDLAADLGMSLSAVFAGSSVLYVTMGLCAPWLARAFARHGARKVMMVGTVVTLPGFVVMSFAREPMLYFIGWVILGMGGSATLSTGAYIMLNEVAGRGAKNAIGGLMLVTGLSSSIFWPTTSFLSGHFGWRGTCLVYAAMMLLINLPLYAFLAPRRKIATDDGGGPIKAAPPAIPRSTFGLVVCVITMNAFVNFGIGAIMIELLRAEGLAPAQALAFGSMLGVIQVSARGLDFLGGGRWDGITTGLVAGTALPVAMLLLMTSEGATWAVAVFILLYGAGSGAMAVARATIPLVFYDQAEFAKAMSMIALPLNLASAISPPLLVGLLTQFGSRGALGLTFVFSCATVLILVMLGRRRPQVAAAAAT